The nucleotide window AGGGCGAGCCGATGTCCTATCTCGTCACCTATGTGCCCGCCGATATCGGCCGCCAGTACGAGCGCGAGGAGCTCAACTCGCAGCCGCTGCTCAACCTCCTGGAGCGTGCCGGCGTCGACGTCGCCTCCGCCCGGCAGACCATCTCGGCGACCGTCGCCGACACCGACGTCGCCGAGGTCCTGTCCATTCCCGCCGGCTCGCCCCTCATCGAGGTGCGCCGCGTGGTGCGCGACCGGATGGAACGGCCGGTCGAATACATCCGCGTCCTCTATCGGCCGGATCTCTACCGTTTCGAGATGTCCATGCGCCGGGTGCGCGCCGAAAGCGGCCCGCGCTGGACAACGACAAGCTCCTCGCCGGTCCCGGCCGGCGGCGGATAACCAAAATGGGGTTCCGGGGTCACCATCCGGCCGCATGACGCGGCCTGTAGTGGGAGGTTTGCGAATGACTGACACGAAGAAGACCGGTGGCCTGCGCCGCCGCGAGTTCCTTGCCACGGGCGCGGCCGCCGTCGGCCTCGGCCTCACCGGGTTTCCGGCGATCCTGCGGGCGCAGCCGGCAGCGGTGAAGCTGGGTCTCATCCATCCGGTTTCCGGCTTCATCGCCTTTTCCGGCACCCAGTGCCGCGAGGGCGCGCTGATGGCGATCGCCGACATCAACGCCGCCGGCGGCATCAAGTCGCTGGGCGGTGCCCAGATCGAGGCGATGCTGGCCGACAGCCAGGGCAAGCCGGAGATCGGCGCGGCGGAAGTGACCAAGATGGTCGAGGCGGGCGCCGACGGCATCGTCGCCGGCTATTCCTCGGCGATCTCGCTGGCGACCTCGCAGGAAGCGGCCAAGAGCAACACGCCGCATATCGTCGACGTCGGCGTCTCCGACCAGATCGTCCAGCGCGGCCTGAAGAACACGTTCCGCTTCAGCCCCGGCTACGGCAAGATCGCCCAGTTCGCCGTCGACAATCTCGACACGATCAACAAGGCCGCCGGCTCGCCGGCCAAGACCGCGATGATCATCCACGAGGAGTCGCTGTTCGGCACCGGCACCGCCGAGCTGCTGCAAAAGCGCCTGCCGGAGAAGGGCATCGAGGTCGTCGACGTCATCAAGCACGCCAACCCGACCCGCGACTTCACCAACATCGTGCTGCAGATCAAGTCGAAGAAGCCCGACCTGATCATCCCGGCGAACTACTACAACGAGTATGTGCTGCTCGCCCGCACCATGCGCCAGCAGCGCGTCGAGGCGATGGGCATCTACTCGGTGCTCGGCGGCGCCGCCTCCAGCTACCAGTTCGTGAAGGAGTTCCCGGAGGCTGCGGACCTGATCATGGACTGCAACCACTGGTTCAACCCGAAGTCGGACCTCGCCCAGAAGCGCAAGGCTGCCGCCGAGGCCAAGGGCCTGATCTACACCTACGAGGTGTTCCTGGCCTACAACGCCGTGCTTGCCTATGCCGACGCGCTGGAGCGGGCCGGCACCACCGACAAGGAGGCCGTCAACGCGGCGCTGGCAGCCTCGACGCTGGACATGTCCTACATGCCCTACGGCCCGACCAAGATGGTCGACGGGCAGAACGAGGGCGCCCAGCCGGTCAACACCCAGGTGCAGAAGGGCGTCATCGAGGTGATCTTCCCCGAAGAGTTCGCCTCGGCTGACACCGTGTTCCCGATGAAGTCGTAACCGTCGCCCCATCGACGACGACTGCCGGGCGGGGCAACTCCCGCCCGGCCCCCTCCTGCACAGCGATCGGGTGACCATGCCGGACCTGGCGATCATCGTTCCTTCCGTGCTGAACGGGCTGACGACGGGCGCGCTCTACGCGCTGGTCGCGCTCGGGCTGACGCTCATCTACGGCGTGCTGCACATCATCAACTTCGCCCACGGGGCGCTGCTGATGGTCGGCCTCTATGCCGTCTACTTCCTGCACAGCAGCTTCGGCATCGATCCTTACGTGTCGCTGCTGATCGTGCCGCCGGGCATGTTCGCGCTCGGCTATGCCCTGCAGCGCGGCATCATCGGCCGCGCCAGCCACGGCCGCGACGAGAACATCCTGCTCGTCACGCTCGGCCTGTCGATCGTCATCGAGAACCTGGCGCTGTTCGTCTTCCGCTCCGACACGCGCAGCGTCGACACGCCCTATTCCTTCGAGGTGGTCGAGATCCTCGGTGCCTTCCTGCCGCTGCCCAAGGTGGTCGCCTTCGCCGGGGCGCTCATTACCGCCGCGCTGCTGTGGCTGCTGATGTCGCGCACCGACCTTGGCCGCGCGATCCGCGCGCTCGCCAAGGAGCGCAAGGGCGCCAAGCTCGTCGGCATCGATGTCGACCATGTCTTCGCCATGAGCTTCGGCCTCGGCATTGCGTGCCTCGGCGTTGCCGCCTGCCTGCTGCTGCCGAGCTACTACGTGACCCCGCAGGTCGGCCACGGCTTCGTGCTGATCGCCTTCACCATCGTCGTGCTCGGCGGCATGGGCTCCTTCGTCGGGGCGCTGGTCGGCGGGCTGATCATCGGCGTCGTCGAAGCGCTCGGCGGCCTGTTCCTCGGCGAGAGCCTCGGCCAGATCGGCATCTTCCTGATCTTCATCCTGGTCCTCGTCTTCCGGCCGACCGGCCTGCTCGGACACAAGGTCTGACCCATGCGCCAGCTCGCCCTTCTCGGTCTCGTCTTCGCCGCCCTGTTCTTCGTGCCCTTCGTGGTCACCTCGGAGGCCTGGCAGAACACCATCCTGATGACCCTCTACGCCGCCCTGCTCGGCCAGGCGTGGAACATCCTCGGCGGCTATGGCGGCCAGTTCTCCTTCGGCCATGCCGCCTTCTTCGGCACCGGCGCCTACACGGTCGCGGTGCTGCAGGTGCAGCTCGGGGTCAATCCGTGGGTCGGCCTTCTCGCCGGGGGCCTGATGGCCGTGGCGGTCGCCGCCTTCATCGGCTTCACCACATTCCGCTACGGCCTGCGCGGATCCTATTTCGCGCTGGTGACGCTGGCCTTCGCCGAGGTCTTGCGGATCCTTGCCAACACCGTGCCCTTCACCGGCGCCGGCGTCGGCATCCTGATCCCGCTCGACCAGAGCGCGGCCAACCTGCAATTCGCCTCCAAGGCGAGCTATTACTGGCTGGTCTGGGCGATCGCGCTCGCCGCCTTCCTCACCGTGTGGTGGATCGGCCATTCCCGCTTCGGCGCGCGGCTGATGGCGGTGCGCGACAACGAGGACGCCGCGCGCGCCCTCGGCGTCGATCCCTTCGCGGTGAAGATGCGGGCGATCATGCTGTCGGGCCTGTTCTCCGGCCTCGCCGGCGTCTTCTACGCCCAGTATTTCCTCTATCTCGACCCGGCCATCGCCTACGGCCCCGCCATCTCGGTGGAGAGCCTCTTGGTGCCCATCGTCGGCGGCATGGGCACCCTGTTCGGCCCGCTGCTCGGCGCCGTTGCCCTGCACGGCGTCTCGGAAGCCTCGCGCGCGCTGATCGGCGACCTGCCGGGCATCAGCCTGGTGCTCTACGGCACGATCCTGATCCTGATGGTGCTGTTCGCCCCGCGCGGCCTTGCAGGCCTGGTGCGCCGCCTGTCGGCCCGCCGCAACTCGCGGGAGACGACGAATGTCTGAGACGGCAATGTCTGAGACGGCACAGTCGGACACCATGCTCCGCGTCGAGGGCGTGTCGAAGAGCTTCGGCGGATTGCAGGCCTCGAAGGACATCTCGATGTCCGTGCCGAAGGGCAAGATCACCTCGCTGATCGGCCCGAACGGCGCCGGCAAGACGACGCTCTTCGCGCTGATCACCGGCTTTCACAAGCCCGATGCCGGCACGGTCTCGTTCCTGGGCGAGGACATCACCGGCATGGCGCCGCAGGACATCGCCCGGCGCGGCATGATCCGCACGTTCCAGATCGTCCAGCCCTTCGCCGGACAGAGCGTGCGCGAGAACATCGCCGTCGGGGCGCACCTGCATATCCGCTCGCGCGATGCAGCACTCGCCAAGGCCGAAGAGGTCGCGCGCAAGGTCGGTCTCGGCGACCGGCTGGACATGGATGCGGCGGCGCTGACCGTTGCCGGGCGCAAGCGGCTGGAAGTCGCACGGGCGCTCGCAACCGACCCCAAGCTGATCCTCTTCGACGAGGTGCTGGCCGGGCTCAACCCGTCCGAGATCCGCGACGTGATCCCGGTGATCCGCGCCATCCGCGACGAGGGCGTCACCATCCTCCTGATCGAACACGTCATGCAGGCGGTGATGAGCCTGTCGGAGCACACCTGGGTGCTGAACCAGGGCGAGTTGATCGCGCAAGGCCCGCCGGCCGAGGTGGTGGGCGACCCGCTCGTCATCGAGGCCTATCTCGGCAAGGGCATGGCCGAGCGGATCGCGCGCCAGCGCATGACGGCGGGAGGCGCCCATGCTTGAGATCGACAACCTGCGCGCCGGCTATGGCGCCGTCGAGGTGCTGCGCGGCGTCTCGCTGGACATCCAAGACGGCGAGATCGTCGCCCTGCTCGGCTCCAACGGCGTCGGCAAGACGACGATCTCCTCGGTCCTGTCCGGCCTGCTTCCCGCCTGGAGCGGAACCATCCGCTTCAAGGGCGAGCCGATCGCCGGCCTGTCGCCGCAGGCCGTCGTCGACCGGGGCCTGATCCATGTGCCGGAAGGCCGCCACATCTTCCCGAACCTCGCCGTGCGCGAGAACCTGGAGCTCGGCGCCTATCGCCGGGGCAAGGCGAACCGGGCGCGCAACCTTGAGCGGGTGATGGAGACCTTCCCGCGCCTGCGCGAGCGCTCAGGCCAGAAGGCAGGCACCCTGTCCGGCGGCGAGCAGCAGATGCTGGCCATCGGCCGCGGCATGATGGCCGAGCCGGACCTCCTGATCCTCGACGAGCCGTCCATCGGCCTGTCGCCGCTCCTGGTGGAGGAGATGTTCGCGCTGATCGGCAAGCTCAACGAAAGCGGCCTGCCGATCCTGCTGGTCGAGCAGAACGTGCTGCAGTCGATGGAGATCGCCGCCCGCGCCTTCGTCATGGAGAACGGCGAGATCCGCCTGTCCGGCCCGACCGCGCAGCTGATGGACGATCCCGAGCTGAAGCGTTCCTATCTGGGGCTTGCCTGATGACCGCCTCCCCCACCACCCTCGCCCAGAAGATCGTCGCGCGCGCGGCCGGCAGGGTCAGCGTCGCGCCCGGCGAGATCGTCACCGCCCGCGTCGATCTTGCCATGATCCATGACAGCGGCGGCCCGCGCCGGGTCGAGCCGATCCTGCAGGACCTCGGCGTCGGCCTGTTCGATGCGAACAAGGTCGTGCTGATCTCCGACCACTTCGTGCCCGGCGATACCGACGAGGGCGCCCGGATCCTGGAGCTGACCCGGCAATGGGCGGCACAGCGCAAGGTCGCCTTCCACGACGGCGAAGGCATCTGCCATGTGGTGCTGCCCGAGCGCGGGCACCTGGCGCCCGGCATGCTGGTCGTCGGCGGCGACAGCCACTCGCCCACCGGCGGGGCCTTCGGCGCCTACATGTTCGGCGTCGGCGCGACCGAGATGGCCGGCGTGCTCGCCACCGGCGAGATCTGGCTGAAGGTGCCCGAGACCATCCTGATCGAATGGCGCGGGAGGCTTTCCGACGGGGTCACCGCCAAGGACATCATGCTCGCCCTGTGCGGCCGGCTCGGCATGGACGGCGGCAAGTATCAGACGGTCGAATATGCCGGCGAGGCCATCGCCGCGCTCTCCATGCAGGAGCGCATGACGCTGTCCAACATGGCGGCGGAGCTGGGCGGACAGGCCGGGCTGATCGCCCCGGACGAGGTGACGGCCGCCTTCCTGCGAGAGGCCGGCAGCGACCCGGCCGGCTGGGGAGACTGGCAGGGCCTTCGCACCGATCCCGGCGCACCGCTGATGGAGCATCACGTCTTTGCGGCCGGAGATCTCGCCCCGCAGGTCGCAGCCCCCCACTCGCCCGCCAATAGCGGCCCGGTGGACGACGCCCCGACAACGCCGGTGGATGTGGCGTATCTCGGCGCCTGCACCGGCGCCAAGTATCAGGACCTTGCCAATGCCGCGCGCATCCTGAAGGGCCGGCGCGTCGCCTCCGGTGTCGAGCTGCTGGTCGCCCCGGCCTCGCGCCGCGACCAGGACCGCGCCGCCCGCGACGGCATCATGGCCGTGCTGGAAGAGGCCGGCGCGAAGCTGCTGCCCAACGCCTGCGGCATCTGCGCGGGTTATGGCAGCGCCCGGCTCGGCGAGGACGTCACCTGCATCTCCTCGACGGCCCGCAACTTCAAGGGCCGCATGGGCGCGGCAAGCTCCAAGGTGTGGCTCGGCTCGCCGCTGACCGTGGCGGCCTCCGCCGTCGCGGGCCGGATCACCGATCCGCGCCTGATGCTGACCGAGGGCGCGGGAGGCACGGCATGAGCGGGCGCGTCTTCCTGTTCGGCGACGACATCGACACCGACCAGCTGGCACCGGGCCAGTACATGAAGGGCGGGATCGCGGCCCTTGCCGCCCATTGCCTGGAGGGCGTGCGGCCGGACTTCGCGACAAGCGTCGCCTCCGGCGACGTGGTGGTGGCGGGCAGGAACTTCGGCATGGGCTCCTCGCGCGAGCAGGCGGCCGAGGCGCTGAAGCATCTCGGCGTTGCCGGCGTCGTTGCCCTGTCCTTCGCCGGCATCTTCTACCGCAACGCGATCAATCTCGGCCTGCCGGTGCTCACCGCGCCAAGCCTTGACGATCTTACTGATGGCGAGCGCGTCACTCTCGATCTCGACAACGGCCGGCTGGTGCGCGCGGGCGAAAAACCTGTCCTCCCCCTCGATCCGCTGCCCGACAATCTCAAGGCCCTGCTCGCCGACGGCGGGCTGGTGCCGCATCTGAAGAAGCGCTTTGCGCAAGAGCGCCAGAAGGAGCAAGGCCGATGAGCCTGGAAACGCCCGCAACCCCGCCGCTGCCGGACCTGAAGCAGCGGCTCGCCGGACCGCGCATCCTGCTTGCGCCCGGCGTCTACGACGCGCTGACGGCCCTGATCGCCGAGCAGAGCGGCGCGGAGACCGTGTATCTGTCGGGTGCCTCCATCGCCTATACCCGCTTCGGGCGGCCGGATATCGGCCTCGTCTCGATGAGCGAGGTCGCCGACACCATCGCCGTGATCCGCGACCGGGTGGCGCTTCCCATCGTCGTCGATGCGGATACCGGCTTCGGCAATGCGCTCAACGTCCAGCGCACGGTCCGCGTCTTCGAGCGCATGGGCGCCAATGCCCTGCAGCTGGAGGACCAGACCAGCCCCAAGCGCTGCGGCCACCTCAACGGCAAGTCGCTGATCCCGGCCGGCGAGATGGCCGGCAAGATCCGCGCCGCCTGCGACGCAAGGGCGAGCGATGCGACGCTGATCATCGCCCGCACCGACGCCATCGCGGTGGAAGGCTTCGAGGCCGCGCTCGACCGCGCCGAGGCCTATCTGGAGGCCGGCGCCGACATGCTCTTCGTCGAGGCGCCGCGCTCGCTGGAGGAGATCCGCGCCATCCACGCCCGCTTCGGCGGACGGGTGCCGCTGATGGCCAACATGGTGGAGGGCGGCAAGACCCCCATCGTCAACGCCGCCGGGCTGGAGGAGCTGGGCTTCAGCTTCTGCATCTTCCCCGGCGGGATCGTCCGCGCTCTGGCCGCCACCGCGCGCGACTATTACGGGAACCTGGTCGCGAACGGCTCCAACGAGGCGTTCCGCAACCGCATGTTCGACTTCGCCGGCCTCAACGGCGTCATCGGCACGCCCGAGATGCTGAAGACCGGCGAGCGCTACGACACGGGAGCCGCCTGATGGCGATCGATACCGTCACGCTGGCGATCCTCAAGGGTCGCCTGGAACAGATCGCCGACGAGATGGACGCGACGCTGTTCCGCTCCGCCTTCAACCCGATCATCGCCGAGGCGCACGACGCCTCGCACGGCATCTACGACGCCGCCACCGGCGAAACGCTGGTGCAGGGCAAGTCCGGCCTGCCGATCTTCGTCGGCGTCATGGCCTTCGCCGTGAAGGCGGTGATCGACAAGGCGGCGAAGTCCGGCGGCGTCAACGAAGGCGACGTGTGGATCTTCAACGACCCTTACGACGGCGGCACGCACCTGTCCGACTTCCGGCTGGTCAAGCCGGTGTTCCGGGACGGGAAGCTGTTCTGCTTCCTCGCCTCGGTCGGCCACTGGCACGATGTCGGCGGCAACGTGCCGGGCAACTACAACCCGGCCGCGACCGAATGCTTCCAGGAAGGCATGCTGATCCCGCCGGTGAAGCTCTACGACCGCGGCGAGTTCCGCCAGGACGTGGTCGACATCCTGTCGGCCAACTCGCGCCTGCCGCTGTCGCTCTACGGCGACCTCAACGGCCAGATCAACGCGCTGGAACTGGGCGAAAAGCGCATGCACGCACTGCTCGACGACTACGGCGATGCCACCGTCGCCGGCTGCCTCATCGAGCTGAAGGCGCGCGCGGCACGGATGATGCGCGCCCAGATCGCCGAGCTGCCGCAGGGCACCGTCTCGGCCGAGGACTGGCTGGACAATGACGGCATCGTCGACACGCCGCTGAAGATCGCCCTCGACCTGACCATCGACGGCGACCGCATGGTGATGGACTTCTCGCGCTCCTCGCCCGCCTGCGCCGGTCCGGTCAACATCTCGCGCGCGACCGCCATCGCCGCCTGCTACGTCGCCCTGAAGCACATCTTCGGCGAGGTGCCGGCCAATGCCGGCGTGCTGGAGCCGGTGGAGTTCCGCATCGACGAGGGCTCGCTGCTGGCGGTGCGCGCGCCCAAGCCCGTCGGCGGCTACACCGAGACCATCCTGCGGCTGATCGACGTGGTGTTCCAGGCGGTGGCGAAGATCGCGCCGGAGCCGGCCATGGCCTGCGCCTATGGCACGATCAACGCCCTGTCGCTGGCCGGCCACCGCAAGGACGGCCGCCGCTGGGTGATGTTCTCCTTCTTCGGCGGCGGCCACGGCGCCCATGCCGGCGGCGACGGCCTCAACCACGGCAACGCGCCGATCTCCACCGCGACGATCCCGCCGCTGGAGATCCTGGAAGCGGCCTATCCGGTGCGCTTCACCCAGTGGGCGCTGCGGCCGGATTCGGCCGGTCCCGGCGAGATGCGCGGCGGCCTCGGCGCGATCTACGAGATCGAGCTCTTGGAGGAAAACGCCGACGTCTTCCTGTTCGGCGAGCGCGGGCGGCACGCCCCTCCCGGCGTCGTCGGCGGCGGCGCTGCCGCCCTCAACCGCTTCTCCTTCGAGCAGGCCGACGGCTGGCACGAACCGCCGATGGCCTCCAAGATGGTCGGCATCCGCATCGCCCGCGGCCAGCGGCTGCGGCTGGAAACGCCCGGCGGCGGCGGCTACGGCGCACCGAGCGCCCGCGATCCGCAGGCCGTCGCCCGCGATGTGGCGCAAGGCTACGTGACCCGCGACAGCGCGCAGGCGGATTACCGCGTCGCGCTGAACGAGGACGGCAGCATCGATGCCGCCCGCACCCAGTCCCTTCGTTCCCGGGAGGCCGCCGAATGAGCGGATCTGCATTTGTCATCGGCGTCGATGTCGGCGGCACCTTTACCGACGTCTTCATCCTCGACGAGGCGAACGGGCGCATCACCACCGCGAAGGTCCCCTCCACCCGCGGCGACCAGTCGAAGGGCTTCATCGAGGGCATCGCCTCGCGCGTTGCCGACTTCGGCGAGATCCGCACCGTCGTGCACGGCACCACGGTCGGCACCAACGCGCTCTTGGAGCGCAAGGGCGCGCGCACCGGCATCATCACCACGGAAGGCTTCCGCGACGTGCTGGAAATGCGCCGCCGCGACCGGCCGACGACCTGGGGCCTGAAGGGCGCCTTCACCCCCGTCGTCGCGCGCACCGACCGGGTCGAGGTCGCTGAGCGCGTGCTCGCCGACGGCTCGGTGCTGCGCGCCGTCGACGAACGGGAAGTCGCGGCGCAGGCGAAGGCGCTGGCGGAAGCGGGCTGCGATGCGGTCTGCGTCTTCTTCATCAACGGCTATGCCAACAACGACAACGAGCGCCGCGCCGTCGAGGCGGTGCGCTCGGTCTGGCCGAACCCCTATGTCACCGCCACGACCGAGATCCTGCCCGAGATCCGCGAGTTCGAACGCCTGTCGACGGCGACCCTCAACGCCTATCTGCAGCCCGTCGTCTCGTCCTATCTCGACCGGCTGGAAACCGGGCTGAAGGCCGAGGGCTTTGCCGGGGATATCCTGATCGTCCAGTCGAACGGCGGCGTCATGTCCATCGACACCGCCAAGCGCTACCCGGTGCGCACGGCCCTGTCCGGCCCGGCCGCCGGCGTGATCGCGGCAACGCGCATCGCCAGCGCCGCCGGCTTCGACAACATCATCACCTGCGACATGGGCGGCACCTCCTTCGACGTGTCGCTGGTGGCCGGCGGCGAGGCGGCGCTGGCCGCCCAGACCGCCATCGACTTCGGTATGGTGGTGCGCACGCCGATGATCGAGATCACCACCATCGGCGCGGGCGGCGGTTCCATCGCCGCCGTCGACAAGGGCGGGCTGCTGCAGGTCGGCCCGGAATCGGCCGGCTCCGACCCCGGTCCCGTGGCTTACGGCCTCGGCAACACCCGGCCCACCGTCACCGATGCCAATGTCGTGCTCGGGCGCATCAACCCGGACCGGCCCATCGGCGGCAAGCTCGACCGGCTCGACATCGATGCGGCCCGCGCGGCCATCGACAGCCATATCGCGGCACCGCTCGGCCTTTCCGTCGAGGCGGCCGCCGAGGCGGTCCTCAAGCTCGCCAACGCCAAGATGGCCGGCGCCATCCGCCTCGTCTCCATCGAGAAGGGCCACGACCCGGCGAAATTCGCCGCCATGCCGTTCGGCGGCGGCGGCGCGCTGCATACCGGCGCCCTGATCAAGGAAGTCGGCCTTGCCTCGGCATTGGTGCCGCGCTTTCCCGGTGTCACCTCGGCGCTCGGCTGCGTCGTCGCCGACATGCGGCACGACCGGGTGCAGACGGTGAACCGGCTGCTCTCCGAGCTCGACGCCGCAGAGCTCGGCCGCGCCATCCTGCGCGATGCCGAGGAGACCCGCGCCGTGCTCGGCAACGCCGGCGTCGGCTTCTCCGCCATCGACCGGCTGGTCGAGCTCGACATGCTCTATCTCGGCCAGACCCACACGGTCGGCGTGCCGCTGGAGATCGGCGAGGGCGACCTGACCGCCGACGCCATCCGCGAGGCCTTCGAGGCCGCCTATCGCAGCGCCTTCGGCCGGCTGCTCGACGGCATCCCGATGCGGGTGATGAACTACCGCATCGCGGTGATCGGCCGCCGGCCGCAGCTCGACATGGCCCTGTTCGCCCCGCAGGGCGGCAAGCCGGCCGCCGAATGCCGCACCGGCACGCGGCAGGTCTATGCGGACGGCGCCTGGCACGAGGCCGGCATCTACGAGCGCCTGTCGCTCGCCGTCGGTGCAAGGGTTAGCGGCCCTGCCCTGCTGGAGCAGGCGGACACGACGATCTTCGTCGATCCGGGCCTCGTCGCCGAGGTCGACGGCTTCGGCAATCTCGTGATCTCGCGGGCGGGCTGAGCCATGCACGACGCGCCTCTCGACATCGCCCGCACGGGCCTGCTCATCGTCGATCTGCAGAACGACTTCCTGCACGCGGACGGCGCCTATGCGCGCGGCGGCCAGACCAGCGCAGACATCGCCGCGCTCCCCGAGCGCGTCCTGCCGCTGGCCGACAGCCTGCGGCGCAAGGGCGGCTGGGTGATCTCGACCCAGTTCACCCTGGTGCCGGGCAAGGGCGGCGAGCCCTTCATCTCGCCGCATCTGAAGGCGCTGCGCCCCTTCCTGCGCAAGGGGGATTTCTGCCCCGGCGCCTGGGGACATCAGCTCGTCGACGAGCTGCAGCCGGCCGATCTCACCGTGGAAAAGGTCGCCTATTCGGCCTTCTACATGACCCGGATGGAGTGGGTGCTGCGCAAGGCCGGCATCGACACGCTGATGGTCTGCGGCATCGTCACCAATGGCGGCGTCGCCTCGACCGTGCGCGATGCCCATGTGCGCGACTTCCGCACGATGGTGCTGAGCGACGGCTGCGCCGCCTTCTCGCCCGAGACGCACCAGCGCGCCATCGGCGATCTCGGCACGGTCGCGCGGGCGCTGACCTGCGCCGAGGCGCTGGCGCTGGTCGAGGCCGCCTGAGATGAGCGGCGCAACCCCGGCAACCGCACCTGCGATCTCGCGGGAGATCCCGGCCGCGCCCGACATCGAGACCGACGTGCTGGTGATCGGTGCGGGTGCCTGCGGCCTCACCGCGGCGCTGGCCGCACACGATGCCGGCGCCGAGGTGGTGGTGGTGGAGCGCGACGCCTCGCCCTCCGGCTCGACGTCGATGTCTTCGGGCTTCATCCCGGCGCCGGCAACGGCCGCGCAGCGCGCGGCGGGCATCTCCGACGACGACGCCGGGCGCTTTGCCGCCGACATCCAGGCCAAGGCCAAGGGGACAGCCAACGAGGCGCTGGTCTCTATTGCCGCCCGCGAGATCGGGCCGGCGCTCGACTGGCTCGCCGATGCGCATGGCCTGGAATGGCAGGTGCTGACCGACTTCCTCTATCCCGGCCACAGCCGCCACCGCATGCATGCGGTGCCCGAGCGCACCGGCGAGGCGCTGCTCGCCCGCCTCATCGCCGCCCTCGAGGCCGCCGGCATTCCGCTGGTCACCGAGGCGCGGGCGCAGGTGCTGCATCTGGGCGAGGCCCGCGCGTTGCGCGCGGTGACGCTGGCCCGGCCGGGCGGCACGCGCGAGACCATCGCCTGCAAGGCCCTGGTGCTGGCCTGCAACGGCTATGGCGGCAACCCG belongs to Stappia indica and includes:
- a CDS encoding hydantoinase B/oxoprolinase family protein, with amino-acid sequence MMAIDTVTLAILKGRLEQIADEMDATLFRSAFNPIIAEAHDASHGIYDAATGETLVQGKSGLPIFVGVMAFAVKAVIDKAAKSGGVNEGDVWIFNDPYDGGTHLSDFRLVKPVFRDGKLFCFLASVGHWHDVGGNVPGNYNPAATECFQEGMLIPPVKLYDRGEFRQDVVDILSANSRLPLSLYGDLNGQINALELGEKRMHALLDDYGDATVAGCLIELKARAARMMRAQIAELPQGTVSAEDWLDNDGIVDTPLKIALDLTIDGDRMVMDFSRSSPACAGPVNISRATAIAACYVALKHIFGEVPANAGVLEPVEFRIDEGSLLAVRAPKPVGGYTETILRLIDVVFQAVAKIAPEPAMACAYGTINALSLAGHRKDGRRWVMFSFFGGGHGAHAGGDGLNHGNAPISTATIPPLEILEAAYPVRFTQWALRPDSAGPGEMRGGLGAIYEIELLEENADVFLFGERGRHAPPGVVGGGAAALNRFSFEQADGWHEPPMASKMVGIRIARGQRLRLETPGGGGYGAPSARDPQAVARDVAQGYVTRDSAQADYRVALNEDGSIDAARTQSLRSREAAE
- a CDS encoding hydantoinase/oxoprolinase family protein, translated to MSGSAFVIGVDVGGTFTDVFILDEANGRITTAKVPSTRGDQSKGFIEGIASRVADFGEIRTVVHGTTVGTNALLERKGARTGIITTEGFRDVLEMRRRDRPTTWGLKGAFTPVVARTDRVEVAERVLADGSVLRAVDEREVAAQAKALAEAGCDAVCVFFINGYANNDNERRAVEAVRSVWPNPYVTATTEILPEIREFERLSTATLNAYLQPVVSSYLDRLETGLKAEGFAGDILIVQSNGGVMSIDTAKRYPVRTALSGPAAGVIAATRIASAAGFDNIITCDMGGTSFDVSLVAGGEAALAAQTAIDFGMVVRTPMIEITTIGAGGGSIAAVDKGGLLQVGPESAGSDPGPVAYGLGNTRPTVTDANVVLGRINPDRPIGGKLDRLDIDAARAAIDSHIAAPLGLSVEAAAEAVLKLANAKMAGAIRLVSIEKGHDPAKFAAMPFGGGGALHTGALIKEVGLASALVPRFPGVTSALGCVVADMRHDRVQTVNRLLSELDAAELGRAILRDAEETRAVLGNAGVGFSAIDRLVELDMLYLGQTHTVGVPLEIGEGDLTADAIREAFEAAYRSAFGRLLDGIPMRVMNYRIAVIGRRPQLDMALFAPQGGKPAAECRTGTRQVYADGAWHEAGIYERLSLAVGARVSGPALLEQADTTIFVDPGLVAEVDGFGNLVISRAG
- a CDS encoding cysteine hydrolase, with the protein product MHDAPLDIARTGLLIVDLQNDFLHADGAYARGGQTSADIAALPERVLPLADSLRRKGGWVISTQFTLVPGKGGEPFISPHLKALRPFLRKGDFCPGAWGHQLVDELQPADLTVEKVAYSAFYMTRMEWVLRKAGIDTLMVCGIVTNGGVASTVRDAHVRDFRTMVLSDGCAAFSPETHQRAIGDLGTVARALTCAEALALVEAA